A genomic region of Candidatus Dependentiae bacterium contains the following coding sequences:
- the uvrB gene encoding excinuclease ABC subunit UvrB: protein MKKSLFKLHLPFPPAGSQPQAIEKLAQARPGKSTLVGVTGSGKTFTMANVIAQQNKPVLVLAPNKTLAAQLYEEFSLFFPENKVCYFVSYYDYYQPESYLPAQDMYIPKETKINSEIERLRIEATASLVNRQDTIIIASVSCIYSLGNPTDYRNLALPLKVGQQISRTELIRQLIFIQYKRNEMDKSSGTFQVLGNTIEVNLPYQKEKLRIELFGDMIEGLQWVSKLNNTVVTTLDNTLVFPAKHFVTTEERKNAAINSIQAELDAWAPQLTNPIYHERIKTRVAHDLEMLQEVGHCSGIENYSGHFDGRVNGQAPFCLFDFFENNELLLIVDESHIALPQLRGMYAGDQARKKSLIEFGFRLPSAADNRPLKFEEIERYFKDAVFVSATPGDYELQHSDTIVEQIIRPTGLVDPHIEIVPRVGQMDHLITNIKATTDKGFRTLVTVLTKKLAEDLARYLQEHQIKVCYLHSELKTPQRAELLHKLRLGVFDCLVGVNLLREGLDLPEVALMAIMDADIESYLRDKRSLIQIIGRAARNTESKVLMYADNITKSMRGAIDETNRRRTLQEAYNIQHGIIPVSVKRDVTKSIVNIQEAIAKASEAKRSKKKQKEEVIQDPRLVLIDLEMRMRKAAEALDFEQAIALRAQWMQIKKESGL, encoded by the coding sequence ATGAAAAAATCATTATTTAAGCTTCACCTACCATTTCCGCCTGCAGGAAGCCAGCCCCAAGCTATTGAAAAGCTGGCGCAAGCCCGCCCCGGTAAATCGACCCTAGTGGGAGTTACTGGATCGGGTAAGACCTTTACTATGGCTAATGTCATAGCGCAGCAAAATAAGCCTGTGTTGGTTTTGGCGCCCAATAAAACCTTGGCTGCTCAATTGTATGAAGAATTTTCACTCTTTTTCCCTGAGAACAAGGTTTGTTACTTTGTAAGTTATTACGATTACTATCAACCAGAGTCCTATTTGCCGGCTCAGGATATGTATATTCCTAAGGAAACTAAGATTAATAGTGAGATTGAACGGTTACGGATTGAGGCTACTGCTTCCTTGGTGAATCGTCAGGACACCATAATTATTGCTTCGGTTTCTTGTATTTATTCATTGGGTAACCCAACAGATTATCGCAACCTAGCCTTACCCCTCAAAGTGGGACAACAAATAAGTCGCACTGAACTCATTCGCCAACTTATTTTCATTCAATATAAACGTAATGAGATGGACAAATCATCTGGTACCTTTCAGGTATTAGGTAACACTATTGAAGTTAATTTGCCCTATCAAAAAGAAAAACTCCGTATTGAACTATTCGGCGACATGATAGAGGGTCTACAATGGGTGAGCAAACTCAACAATACCGTTGTCACAACACTTGATAATACCTTGGTGTTCCCTGCAAAGCATTTCGTGACGACTGAAGAGCGTAAAAATGCGGCGATCAACAGTATTCAAGCAGAGCTTGATGCATGGGCGCCACAATTGACCAACCCAATCTATCACGAACGTATTAAAACCAGGGTTGCGCATGATCTTGAAATGTTGCAAGAGGTTGGCCATTGTTCAGGGATTGAAAACTATTCAGGTCATTTTGATGGACGTGTAAACGGTCAAGCGCCATTTTGCTTGTTCGATTTCTTTGAGAACAATGAGCTTCTTCTTATTGTTGATGAGTCACATATTGCGCTTCCACAATTGCGTGGGATGTACGCGGGCGACCAAGCACGTAAAAAATCATTAATAGAATTCGGGTTCAGATTGCCTTCAGCAGCTGACAACAGACCACTTAAATTTGAAGAAATAGAACGATATTTTAAAGATGCGGTGTTTGTTTCTGCAACGCCAGGTGATTATGAATTACAACATTCTGATACGATAGTAGAGCAAATTATTAGGCCTACTGGTCTTGTTGATCCGCATATCGAAATTGTCCCTCGTGTTGGGCAAATGGACCATCTCATTACCAACATCAAGGCGACAACCGACAAAGGGTTCCGTACCTTAGTCACCGTGTTGACCAAAAAATTAGCCGAAGATTTAGCGCGCTATTTGCAAGAACATCAAATTAAGGTTTGCTATTTACATAGTGAACTTAAGACTCCGCAACGTGCAGAACTGTTACACAAATTGCGTCTTGGGGTATTCGATTGCTTAGTGGGCGTTAACCTATTACGTGAAGGGTTAGATTTACCCGAAGTTGCGTTGATGGCAATTATGGACGCTGATATCGAAAGTTATTTGCGTGATAAGCGGTCGTTGATTCAGATTATAGGTCGCGCAGCGCGTAACACCGAGTCAAAGGTTTTGATGTACGCTGACAACATCACTAAGTCTATGCGTGGAGCAATAGACGAGACCAATCGTCGTCGCACCTTGCAAGAGGCATATAATATTCAGCATGGCATTATACCTGTCAGTGTCAAACGAGATGTCACTAAGAGTATTGTCAACATTCAAGAGGCTATTGCCAAAGCATCGGAAGCTAAACGAAGCAAGAAGAAGCAAAAAGAGGAA